One Thermofilum pendens Hrk 5 DNA segment encodes these proteins:
- a CDS encoding formate/nitrite transporter family protein, whose product MATEEKFTPYAGVDETVDAAASAAVVKAFQPPGRLFLMGIMAGIFIGIGFWLAVTVSSAFWTTKVTGFDAATHKLVTEPFNVAWPLNPSAMMKFLLGAVFPVGLIAVCIGGAELWTGCANVIPLGYMQKKLKLKALIYNWVTAYGGNWVGSVFLAFLATYGSTLLLASPFRDELISVVWAKVNLSPWEAFWRGVGCNFLVNLAIWLWLRSKKGDFMGQAFLIWFPIFTFVTIGFEHSIANMFLIPAAIFASPLALKQYIITYYDFFFNNLLPVTYGNLVGGFVFIALVYWYVGMVKGSKYGEATPTDALKYAAEILLLAGIVHHVLEVAVPGAIAVAVEKALGLSAGINLTNAGMALIPAVITGIYYALLPFIVYKALKPLK is encoded by the coding sequence ATGGCAACCGAAGAGAAATTCACCCCATACGCTGGGGTTGACGAAACCGTTGACGCCGCGGCAAGCGCAGCGGTCGTAAAGGCCTTTCAGCCCCCGGGCCGCCTATTCCTGATGGGCATAATGGCGGGTATATTCATTGGGATAGGCTTCTGGCTGGCAGTCACTGTTTCCTCTGCGTTCTGGACAACGAAGGTTACGGGCTTCGACGCCGCCACTCATAAGCTTGTCACTGAGCCTTTCAACGTAGCGTGGCCCCTCAACCCCTCAGCAATGATGAAGTTCCTGCTGGGCGCCGTGTTCCCTGTAGGCTTAATCGCTGTGTGCATCGGCGGGGCGGAGCTCTGGACCGGGTGCGCGAACGTAATACCGCTGGGCTACATGCAGAAGAAGCTCAAGCTGAAAGCGCTAATCTACAACTGGGTTACCGCGTACGGAGGCAACTGGGTGGGTAGCGTATTCCTAGCGTTCCTCGCCACTTACGGCTCGACGCTACTCCTGGCCTCACCGTTCCGCGACGAACTGATCTCCGTAGTTTGGGCGAAAGTTAACCTCTCGCCCTGGGAGGCTTTCTGGCGCGGCGTGGGATGCAACTTCCTAGTAAACCTTGCGATATGGCTCTGGCTGAGGTCTAAAAAGGGAGATTTCATGGGACAAGCCTTCCTGATATGGTTCCCGATATTCACCTTCGTAACCATAGGCTTCGAGCACAGCATTGCCAACATGTTCCTAATACCTGCCGCTATATTCGCCTCCCCGCTCGCCCTCAAGCAGTACATAATAACATACTATGACTTCTTCTTCAACAACCTACTCCCGGTGACTTACGGTAACCTTGTAGGAGGCTTTGTCTTCATAGCGCTGGTTTACTGGTACGTAGGAATGGTTAAGGGCAGTAAGTACGGCGAAGCTACGCCCACCGACGCGCTCAAGTACGCCGCCGAGATACTACTCTTGGCGGGCATCGTGCACCATGTACTCGAAGTCGCTGTCCCCGGAGCTATCGCCGTAGCCGTAGAGAAAGCTTTAGGGCTTAGTGCAGGCATAAACCTGACGAACGCGGGTATGGCTCTCATACCGGCAGTGATCACAGGTATTTACTACGCTCTACTACCCTTTATAGTATACAAGGCTCTGAAGCCATTAAAGTAA
- a CDS encoding proton-conducting transporter membrane subunit gives MSIVLSLILRSKPKENIRLTYALTALASLLLMLYSLDALLSPGAPVIVEGIRVPGLQDQFGAHGFFALYVDKLSAFLLLVISFVALYSSIFSIGYSEMYAGEYSISYLTFFYALFVLSMVLVVTANDALSFYLSWELMTLSSYMLVGYEHRSEESRDAAKTYFIIAHAGGACILLSYALLYFIKGSLSFDAFREGGVPPGIASLIFLLALVGFGSKAGIVPLHAWLPQAHPAAPSNVSALLSGVMLKVAVYGLIRVVFDFLKPSGVEGGLWGCAVMIIAAFSTIIGVQFAVVQHDLKRLLAYHSIENIGIILLGVGASLILYSEGLKDVAALALTAALYHLLNHAVFKSLLFLGSGSVLKSCRTRNFELLGGLSKYLPWTSVTFLIAAMAIAGVPPLNGFASEWLTYQSLLAVVKEAAGKAPWVSLAALFSALMLGLAGALAVLCFTKVYGVTFLGPLGRVKPKGGESLTMKIGMAIPAAACIVLGVAMPYVAVFVDKASRQITGAPAPLAAPSPLSLVLESNLLRGEVSLPGLAAALVILVAAAGLALGLRRLKITRTPPWVSGVEYEPEAMKPTATAYASQVRGLFARLYGVTVKEHREYSVPPIYTRKLSYEVEMRPKIEAYAYVKVEGPPTTTQGTLARLATLLENSLYAPFAKPIAGILEARPAYKEKVTYAPLAKLALKLGLLVRKVQAGALHIYMFYILVMVVLLLVLGVVLP, from the coding sequence GTGTCAATCGTTCTCTCGCTTATACTAAGGTCGAAGCCTAAGGAGAACATACGTCTCACTTATGCGCTAACAGCCTTAGCGTCACTTCTACTGATGCTGTACTCTTTGGACGCGCTTTTAAGCCCCGGAGCCCCGGTGATTGTGGAAGGGATCAGGGTACCGGGGCTCCAGGATCAGTTCGGCGCGCATGGCTTCTTCGCGCTCTACGTAGACAAGCTCTCCGCATTCCTGCTTTTAGTGATATCGTTCGTTGCACTCTACTCGTCTATATTCTCCATCGGGTACTCGGAGATGTACGCAGGAGAGTACAGCATTTCGTACTTAACGTTTTTCTACGCTCTCTTCGTGCTCTCAATGGTTCTGGTGGTAACAGCTAACGACGCTCTCTCCTTCTACCTCTCCTGGGAGTTAATGACTCTTTCATCGTACATGCTGGTGGGCTATGAGCACCGTAGCGAGGAAAGTAGGGATGCAGCCAAGACTTACTTTATTATTGCACACGCGGGAGGGGCCTGCATTCTCTTATCGTACGCGCTGCTGTACTTCATCAAGGGCTCGCTTTCCTTCGATGCCTTTAGGGAGGGAGGCGTGCCTCCAGGCATAGCATCGCTGATATTCCTGCTTGCCCTGGTAGGCTTCGGCTCGAAAGCTGGCATAGTGCCGTTGCACGCGTGGCTCCCCCAGGCGCACCCGGCAGCTCCGAGCAACGTCTCGGCGTTGCTAAGCGGAGTCATGCTAAAAGTAGCGGTTTACGGCTTAATCAGGGTTGTCTTCGATTTCCTCAAACCATCCGGGGTCGAGGGAGGCTTGTGGGGGTGCGCCGTGATGATCATAGCTGCTTTCTCGACGATAATTGGAGTACAGTTCGCGGTCGTACAGCACGACCTTAAAAGGTTACTGGCATACCACAGTATTGAGAACATAGGGATAATATTGCTGGGCGTAGGAGCTTCGCTAATACTCTATTCCGAGGGTCTTAAGGACGTTGCAGCATTAGCGCTCACAGCCGCGCTGTACCACCTACTGAACCACGCGGTGTTCAAGTCCCTGCTCTTCCTAGGATCGGGCTCCGTGCTTAAGAGCTGTAGGACTAGAAACTTCGAGCTACTAGGAGGGTTGTCGAAATATCTTCCCTGGACCTCTGTGACTTTCCTAATAGCCGCGATGGCAATCGCAGGAGTGCCGCCTCTCAACGGTTTTGCCAGCGAGTGGTTAACCTATCAGTCGCTCCTCGCAGTCGTGAAGGAAGCCGCAGGCAAGGCTCCCTGGGTCTCCCTCGCAGCTCTCTTCTCAGCCCTCATGCTGGGCCTTGCCGGCGCGCTCGCTGTGCTCTGTTTCACCAAGGTCTATGGTGTAACATTCCTGGGCCCGTTAGGGCGTGTGAAGCCCAAGGGAGGAGAGTCTCTCACAATGAAAATCGGAATGGCTATCCCGGCGGCGGCATGCATAGTGCTGGGCGTAGCTATGCCCTACGTAGCCGTCTTCGTGGATAAAGCATCGAGGCAGATCACAGGAGCGCCGGCACCGCTTGCCGCACCAAGCCCGCTGAGCCTAGTCTTAGAGTCCAACTTGTTACGTGGCGAGGTATCCTTGCCCGGCTTAGCCGCGGCTCTCGTAATCTTGGTAGCTGCCGCTGGACTGGCGCTCGGGCTCAGAAGGCTGAAAATCACCAGGACGCCGCCATGGGTAAGCGGTGTGGAGTATGAGCCAGAAGCCATGAAGCCTACGGCGACCGCGTATGCCTCCCAGGTGAGAGGGCTCTTTGCGCGCCTCTACGGGGTGACCGTTAAGGAGCATAGAGAATACAGCGTCCCACCGATATATACGCGAAAGCTCAGCTACGAAGTTGAGATGCGCCCGAAGATCGAGGCGTATGCCTACGTAAAGGTGGAGGGACCGCCCACCACAACCCAGGGTACGCTGGCTCGCCTAGCCACCCTCCTCGAGAACTCTCTCTATGCTCCCTTCGCAAAACCGATTGCAGGGATCCTAGAAGCGAGACCTGCCTACAAGGAGAAGGTTACCTACGCCCCACTCGCCAAGCTCGCTCTCAAGCTCGGGCTGCTCGTTAGAAAGGTTCAGGCCGGAGCTCTGCATATTTACATGTTCTACATACTCGTGATGGTAGTTTTACTCCTGGTTCTGGGGGTGGTTTTACCATGA
- the fdhF gene encoding formate dehydrogenase subunit alpha, whose translation MGRKVKVICPYCGVGCGFYISVDDYGNPVGIEHMPEHPVNRGKLCPKGRSALDVLRAPDRLTKPLKRTESGEFKEISWSDAIREVAENLNNVRKEYGPQAVGFLASARVFNEENYAMQKLARVFGTNNIDHCARLCHAPSLAGLSATVGAGAMTAPFEDIAASNFILIWGYNPAETHPILMGQYILKAKEKGAKIAVVDTRCTRTAWHADYFIPIKPGTDLAVIYAMINVIIQEKLYDEKFVKERVERFDDLARFVSKYTPEYAESVSGAPAHLIRQVAREFAKAGKASICWCMGITQHTKGTNNVIGLATLAAICGYYGKEGCAVAPVRGQNNVQGACDMGALPVFLPGYARVIDAEKRKKVASAWGLDDLPAEPGYTVIEMSYAAEQGKLKAMYIMGENPLISDANANHVRKALEHLDFLVVQDIFLTETAQLADIVLPSACWAEKEGSFTNTERRVQWSFKAVEPPGEAKPDWVIITEIAKALGLERFFPYTRVEDITAEINKVVPQYAGITAERLKNSIGGILWPCPSPDHPGTARLHVEKFATPSGKFNTQTPEYTDPAEKPDEQYPLILTTFRYVGQYHTATMTHRSVHLRKRWPEPVAEIHPETARKYGVRDGGLIKIITRRGEYTCRVKVTNLIAKDVVAVPWHFGANVLTNDALDPVAKIPETKVCACKVVPVEER comes from the coding sequence ATGGGCCGAAAGGTCAAAGTAATATGCCCTTACTGCGGGGTTGGATGCGGCTTCTACATCTCCGTAGATGACTATGGCAACCCCGTAGGCATAGAGCATATGCCCGAACACCCGGTCAACAGGGGGAAGCTATGCCCCAAGGGGCGGTCTGCGCTCGACGTCCTACGCGCACCCGACCGCTTAACGAAGCCCCTCAAGCGGACTGAGAGCGGAGAGTTCAAGGAAATCTCCTGGAGCGACGCCATAAGGGAGGTTGCAGAGAACCTTAACAACGTGAGAAAGGAGTACGGTCCCCAAGCGGTGGGTTTCCTCGCCTCGGCTAGGGTCTTCAATGAAGAGAACTACGCGATGCAGAAGCTGGCAAGGGTATTCGGAACGAACAACATCGACCACTGCGCGAGACTGTGTCATGCCCCCTCGCTTGCAGGCCTCTCGGCCACTGTAGGGGCTGGCGCGATGACTGCGCCCTTCGAGGACATAGCAGCCTCTAACTTCATCCTGATCTGGGGCTACAACCCCGCCGAGACGCACCCCATACTCATGGGTCAGTACATACTGAAGGCGAAGGAGAAGGGAGCGAAAATAGCGGTCGTGGATACCCGTTGCACCCGGACAGCCTGGCACGCAGACTACTTCATACCTATCAAGCCCGGCACGGACCTGGCGGTTATCTACGCCATGATAAACGTGATCATACAGGAAAAGCTCTATGACGAGAAGTTCGTGAAGGAAAGGGTTGAGAGATTCGACGATCTCGCGCGCTTCGTCTCGAAGTACACGCCGGAGTACGCCGAGTCCGTGAGCGGGGCTCCGGCGCACCTCATAAGGCAGGTTGCCAGGGAATTCGCCAAGGCGGGTAAGGCGTCGATATGCTGGTGCATGGGTATCACGCAGCACACTAAAGGTACTAACAATGTCATAGGACTAGCCACTCTTGCCGCGATCTGCGGGTACTACGGCAAGGAGGGCTGCGCGGTCGCCCCGGTTAGGGGTCAGAACAACGTACAGGGAGCCTGCGACATGGGCGCTCTTCCCGTCTTTCTACCAGGCTATGCTAGGGTCATTGATGCGGAGAAAAGAAAGAAGGTCGCGTCGGCGTGGGGGCTGGACGATCTCCCAGCTGAGCCTGGCTACACGGTGATCGAGATGTCGTATGCAGCGGAGCAAGGAAAGCTAAAGGCTATGTACATAATGGGGGAGAACCCCCTGATCAGCGACGCCAACGCGAACCACGTTAGGAAGGCCTTAGAGCACTTAGACTTCCTGGTAGTCCAGGACATCTTCCTCACGGAGACGGCACAACTGGCCGACATCGTGTTGCCGTCGGCGTGCTGGGCCGAGAAGGAAGGCTCCTTCACGAACACCGAGAGAAGGGTTCAGTGGAGCTTTAAGGCCGTAGAGCCTCCAGGCGAAGCTAAGCCGGACTGGGTTATAATCACCGAGATTGCTAAGGCCCTAGGGCTGGAGCGTTTCTTCCCGTATACGCGCGTGGAGGACATCACGGCCGAGATAAACAAGGTTGTCCCTCAGTACGCCGGGATAACGGCCGAGAGGCTGAAGAACAGTATCGGCGGCATTCTCTGGCCGTGCCCCTCGCCCGACCACCCGGGCACTGCGAGGCTACACGTCGAGAAGTTCGCCACGCCAAGCGGCAAGTTCAATACGCAGACACCCGAGTACACTGACCCGGCAGAGAAGCCCGACGAGCAGTACCCGCTCATTCTCACAACGTTCAGGTACGTCGGGCAGTACCACACGGCGACGATGACCCACAGGAGCGTGCACTTAAGGAAAAGGTGGCCAGAGCCCGTGGCGGAGATCCACCCGGAGACCGCCAGGAAGTACGGCGTGAGGGACGGGGGACTTATAAAGATAATCACGCGGCGCGGCGAGTACACGTGCAGAGTTAAAGTCACGAACCTAATAGCGAAGGATGTAGTAGCTGTGCCGTGGCACTTCGGGGCAAACGTACTCACGAACGACGCCTTGGATCCCGTGGCTAAAATCCCGGAGACGAAAGTTTGTGCCTGTAAAGTTGTACCTGTGGAGGAGAGGTGA
- a CDS encoding 4Fe-4S dicluster domain-containing protein — translation MAAGRNPVVEEKDPAIEKLVCIYPERCIGCRACEVACEIEHGGKSFIDVYLIEEARMCVPLNCRHCEEAPCMAVCPVKAIKRDAEGAVIVDSLRCIGCRLCVLACPFGIPTVDKELKIMVKCDMCAERRARGLEPACVATCPADALVYESVEEYQRAKRAATALKIAGSGRESEIKGIIV, via the coding sequence GTGGCGGCTGGAAGAAACCCGGTAGTTGAGGAGAAGGATCCCGCTATCGAGAAGCTAGTGTGCATATACCCTGAGCGATGCATCGGTTGTAGAGCCTGCGAGGTGGCCTGCGAGATAGAGCACGGTGGCAAGTCCTTTATCGACGTATACCTAATAGAGGAGGCCAGGATGTGCGTACCGCTGAACTGCAGACACTGCGAGGAGGCTCCCTGCATGGCCGTCTGCCCGGTGAAGGCAATCAAGAGGGACGCCGAAGGAGCTGTAATCGTAGACTCCCTTAGGTGCATTGGGTGTAGGCTCTGCGTTCTCGCATGCCCATTCGGCATACCCACGGTCGACAAGGAGCTGAAGATAATGGTGAAGTGCGACATGTGTGCCGAGCGGAGGGCACGCGGATTGGAGCCTGCGTGCGTAGCGACATGCCCGGCCGACGCACTCGTGTACGAAAGCGTAGAAGAGTACCAGCGCGCGAAACGCGCCGCCACAGCTTTGAAGATAGCTGGAAGCGGAAGGGAATCCGAGATTAAAGGAATAATTGTATAA